From Alienimonas californiensis, a single genomic window includes:
- a CDS encoding cytochrome P450 — translation MTAAASPLSPAGSPLSPAGSPLSPAGSGPGRGRLGRLPGQLRRVNPFGGDCRPSRVPLFGSGGPALPFPHPWNYGQPLEILDTYFHRADDEAGPGRHNRYLDVPGFAPVLVTRDPAVIRAVTTATGDKPGQFDRDTLPSTGIARATGPDSLLYANGPLWRRQRKLAASPFGKTSLFQPEKFGEFEATFRQTVAQRLDLLRRHLEQSGEPTVRLELEPEIQAVMLEMLANNFFGATIPYAAIRDRYAPALSRTIERIVRDTVTNRVGVPVWKWPPLTPGLRRARADYAAFEELTDHVLAARRPLSGGPGRGLWGQFKSDAPDAALRSNVRVFLAGALEATTSYACWTISHLARNEAWQERVHEDVRTIEDYTPRNLLGATHLLAAMNETLRLTPSLYFLPRRATADTTLDLPHGRTLTIPRGTHLLLDVWHANRHEDHWGAGVTGHPAGTFAPQRWAEATTQARGCKDLLHFGFGHGPRVCPGKHLGELEVGLVVGAFVKLFRVRAVHAENPPKAGVSTKPADGTLVELALRPAPGA, via the coding sequence ATGACCGCCGCCGCCTCCCCGCTCTCGCCCGCCGGTTCGCCGCTCTCGCCTGCCGGTTCGCCGCTCTCGCCTGCCGGTTCGGGCCCGGGTCGTGGGCGGCTGGGGCGGTTGCCGGGGCAGTTGCGGCGGGTCAATCCGTTCGGCGGGGACTGCCGGCCGTCGCGGGTGCCGTTGTTCGGATCGGGGGGGCCGGCGCTGCCGTTTCCGCATCCGTGGAACTACGGGCAGCCGCTGGAGATCCTCGACACCTATTTTCACAGGGCCGACGACGAAGCCGGCCCCGGCCGCCACAACCGCTATCTGGACGTGCCCGGGTTCGCCCCGGTGCTGGTCACCCGGGACCCGGCCGTCATCCGGGCCGTGACGACCGCCACCGGCGACAAGCCCGGGCAGTTCGACCGCGACACCCTGCCCTCGACCGGCATCGCCCGGGCGACCGGGCCGGACTCGCTGCTGTACGCCAACGGGCCGCTGTGGCGCCGGCAGCGGAAGCTCGCGGCCTCCCCCTTCGGCAAGACGAGCCTGTTCCAGCCGGAGAAGTTCGGCGAGTTCGAAGCCACCTTCCGCCAAACCGTCGCCCAACGGCTGGACCTCCTGCGGCGCCATCTGGAGCAGAGCGGCGAACCGACCGTGCGGCTCGAACTGGAGCCGGAGATTCAGGCGGTGATGTTGGAGATGCTGGCGAACAACTTCTTCGGGGCGACGATCCCCTACGCGGCGATCCGCGACCGCTACGCCCCGGCGTTGTCGCGGACGATCGAACGCATCGTCCGCGACACCGTGACCAACCGCGTCGGCGTGCCGGTGTGGAAGTGGCCGCCGCTCACGCCGGGCCTCCGGCGGGCGCGGGCGGATTACGCGGCGTTCGAGGAGCTGACCGACCACGTGCTCGCGGCCCGGCGCCCCCTCTCCGGAGGACCCGGGCGGGGCCTGTGGGGGCAGTTCAAATCCGACGCCCCGGACGCCGCCCTCCGCAGCAACGTGCGGGTGTTTCTGGCCGGGGCGCTGGAGGCCACCACCTCCTACGCCTGCTGGACGATCTCGCACCTCGCCCGCAACGAGGCGTGGCAGGAACGGGTCCACGAGGACGTCCGCACGATCGAGGACTACACCCCGCGGAACCTGCTGGGGGCGACGCATTTATTAGCGGCGATGAACGAAACGCTGCGGCTCACGCCGTCGCTGTATTTCCTCCCCCGCCGGGCCACGGCGGACACGACGCTGGACCTGCCGCACGGCCGCACGCTGACGATCCCCCGGGGCACGCACCTCCTGCTGGACGTCTGGCACGCCAACCGGCACGAGGACCACTGGGGAGCGGGCGTCACCGGCCACCCCGCAGGGACCTTCGCCCCGCAGCGGTGGGCGGAGGCGACGACCCAGGCCCGCGGCTGCAAGGACCTGCTGCACTTCGGGTTCGGCCACGGCCCGCGCGTCTGCCCGGGCAAGCATCTGGGGGAACTGGAGGTCGGGCTGGTCGTCGGGGCGTTCGTCAAACTGTTCCGGGTGCGGGCCGTGCACGCGGAGAACCCGCCGAAGGCCGGCGTCTCCACCAAACCGGCGGACGGCACGCTCGTGGAACTGGCCCTGCGACCCGCTCCGGGAGCCTGA
- a CDS encoding DUF1552 domain-containing protein, which produces MPVHDAPHVSLKKRLGRRTFLRGAGVALALPWLDAMTPAHARSRERRSPRRMMAICNNLGFVPDKFFPADGGLDGAGDDASSPYLEELADVRDRVTVLEGVSHPGVNGSHASDVSFLTGAPGPGTGGFQNSVSLDQYVAGQLGPVTRFPSLTLGVNASPGRRSLSWTESGVLIPCEDSAAEVYRRLFLRGTDAEVRARMHELRLGRSIMDAVGAQSKSLQRTLGPRDRERLDQFETAVRDVERRLTENEGWAQRPKPEAPIPQPTDPAERTAFMEKSALMYQMAKLAFETDSTRTVTLLLDTNATPTVSDVRDADVEITDGYHNLSHHGKNAKKLAQLEAIDRNHLRLFGSFLGDLAAVGEDDADLLTNTSILLGSNLGDANKHTTTNLPLMLAGGRFRHEPILRFDRQNNEPLANLFVSVLQQMGFETDRFATGTRTLPGLETV; this is translated from the coding sequence ATGCCCGTTCACGACGCCCCGCACGTCTCGCTCAAGAAGCGACTCGGCCGCCGCACCTTTCTGCGGGGGGCGGGGGTGGCGCTGGCGCTGCCGTGGCTGGACGCGATGACGCCCGCCCACGCCCGCTCCCGGGAGCGGCGCTCCCCGCGGCGGATGATGGCGATCTGCAACAACCTCGGCTTCGTGCCGGACAAGTTCTTCCCCGCCGACGGGGGGCTCGACGGGGCCGGGGACGACGCCTCCTCGCCCTACCTGGAGGAGCTGGCCGACGTCCGCGACCGCGTCACCGTGCTGGAGGGCGTTTCGCATCCCGGGGTGAACGGGTCGCACGCCTCGGACGTCTCCTTCCTGACTGGGGCGCCCGGGCCGGGGACGGGGGGCTTTCAGAACTCCGTGTCGCTGGATCAGTACGTCGCCGGCCAGCTCGGCCCGGTCACGCGGTTCCCCTCGCTGACCCTGGGCGTGAACGCCTCCCCCGGCCGCCGCAGCCTCTCCTGGACCGAATCCGGCGTGCTGATCCCCTGCGAGGACAGCGCCGCGGAGGTCTACCGCCGCCTGTTCCTGCGGGGCACCGACGCCGAGGTGCGGGCCCGGATGCACGAGTTACGGCTGGGCCGGAGCATCATGGACGCCGTCGGGGCGCAGTCCAAATCGTTGCAGCGGACGCTCGGCCCCCGCGACCGGGAGCGGCTGGACCAGTTCGAGACCGCCGTCCGCGACGTCGAACGGCGGCTGACCGAGAACGAGGGCTGGGCGCAACGCCCCAAGCCGGAGGCCCCGATCCCGCAGCCGACCGACCCCGCGGAGCGGACCGCCTTCATGGAGAAGTCCGCCCTGATGTACCAGATGGCGAAGCTCGCCTTCGAGACAGACTCCACCCGCACGGTCACCCTGCTGCTGGACACCAACGCCACGCCGACCGTCTCCGACGTGCGGGACGCGGACGTGGAGATCACCGACGGCTATCACAACCTGTCGCACCACGGGAAGAACGCCAAGAAGCTCGCGCAGTTGGAGGCGATCGACCGCAACCACCTGCGGCTGTTCGGAAGCTTCCTGGGGGACCTCGCCGCGGTGGGCGAGGACGACGCCGACCTGCTGACGAACACCTCGATCCTCCTCGGCAGCAACCTCGGCGACGCCAACAAGCACACGACCACCAACCTGCCGCTGATGCTGGCGGGGGGGCGATTCCGGCACGAACCGATCCTGCGGTTCGACCGGCAGAACAACGAGCCGCTGGCCAACCTGTTCGTCAGCGTCCTCCAGCAGATGGGCTTCGAGACCGACCGCTTCGCCACCGGCACGCGGACGCTCCCCGGGCTGGAAACCGTCTGA
- a CDS encoding DUF1592 domain-containing protein — translation MRLDRRAATPRFAAAHGFAAAPWLAAALAFSAAVPGASAGEPRFEAPAVVGFLESHCADCHNAALAEGGLDLTTPADGSNAATGLARWTLIHDRVRDGEMPPDGLSDEADRAPFLHALAESLTAADRDRVAATGRAQVRRLNRDEYENTLRELLDAPWLRVAEELPADGSTHLFSKSGEALDVSHVQMEKYLEVGRRALRTATDAAAHPPQTRRYYARQETGMRYIDRSPRRTTPVIGWEADLGVLTGETPKTAKGDREAQDREGLAVFHGPHPAFTRYDVESMDPPIDGRYRLRVKSYSLAAGKNGYANGGADPDKPAPKHQRWYLPNVFDLRRSERPEPITLYALRDSGDTRWLASFDAQPEPHVAEVEVTLRKGDNLRPDAARFPRLRPGWSGNPLAVDRDHIPGWVLQWVDVEGPITDEWPPESYTALFGDLPFEVENGEDENRRVRVLSENPDADAERLLTDFAARAFRGRGLPEGGVEPYLGIYGQARELGYDFTDATIAGFSAVLASPRFLYLEAEPGELDPPALAARLSYFLWNGPPDAELLARDDLQTAEVLQEQTDRLLNDPRSDRFVEHFLDHWLELRDLGNTVPDADLYPDYYLDGQLAESALFETRTFFKTLLDENRPARNLIDADFTFVNERLARHYGLDSSGLKHGGRSIELERVELPADSPRGGLLTQASVLKVTANGTTTSPVLRGVWVVERLLGREIPPPPSGIEAIEPDTRGAVTIREQLAKHTETASCAACHAKFDPVGFALESFDVMGGWRETYRALGDVGEEVEGYGMNGHAFEFRLAQPVESAGEWAGGGRFEDVEQLKSLLLTDERAIARNLVHQWVVYGAGEPVSFADRPAVEAILDAAEPSGYGLRDLLHALVQSDLFRQK, via the coding sequence ATGCGCCTCGACCGCCGCGCTGCAACGCCCCGCTTCGCTGCGGCGCACGGTTTCGCTGCGGCGCCCTGGCTCGCGGCGGCGCTGGCGTTCTCCGCGGCGGTGCCGGGGGCGAGCGCCGGGGAGCCGCGGTTCGAGGCGCCCGCCGTCGTCGGCTTCCTCGAGAGCCACTGCGCCGACTGCCATAACGCGGCGCTCGCCGAGGGCGGGCTGGACCTGACGACCCCCGCGGACGGGTCGAACGCGGCGACGGGCCTCGCGCGGTGGACGCTGATCCACGACCGCGTCCGCGACGGCGAGATGCCGCCCGACGGGCTGTCGGACGAGGCGGACCGCGCCCCCTTCCTGCACGCCCTGGCGGAGTCGCTGACCGCCGCCGACCGGGACCGCGTCGCGGCGACGGGCCGGGCGCAGGTTCGCCGGCTCAACCGGGACGAGTACGAAAACACCCTGCGGGAACTGCTCGACGCCCCCTGGCTGAGGGTGGCCGAGGAGCTGCCCGCGGACGGGTCGACCCACCTGTTCAGCAAGTCCGGCGAGGCGTTGGACGTCTCCCACGTGCAGATGGAAAAGTACCTGGAGGTCGGCCGGCGGGCCCTGCGGACCGCGACGGACGCGGCGGCCCACCCGCCGCAGACCCGGCGGTACTACGCCCGGCAGGAAACGGGGATGAGGTACATCGACCGCAGTCCCCGGCGGACCACCCCGGTGATCGGCTGGGAGGCGGACCTCGGCGTGCTCACCGGGGAGACGCCGAAGACCGCCAAGGGGGACCGGGAGGCTCAGGACCGGGAGGGGCTGGCGGTCTTCCACGGTCCGCACCCGGCCTTCACCCGCTACGACGTCGAGAGCATGGACCCGCCCATCGACGGGCGCTACCGGCTGCGGGTGAAGAGCTATTCCCTCGCTGCCGGCAAGAACGGGTATGCGAACGGCGGGGCCGATCCGGACAAGCCGGCCCCGAAACACCAGCGCTGGTATCTGCCGAACGTGTTCGACCTGCGGCGGTCGGAACGCCCCGAACCGATCACCCTGTACGCCCTCCGCGACAGCGGCGACACCCGCTGGCTGGCGAGCTTTGACGCCCAGCCCGAGCCCCACGTCGCCGAGGTGGAGGTGACCCTTCGGAAGGGAGACAACCTCCGCCCCGACGCCGCCCGGTTCCCGCGGCTGCGGCCCGGCTGGTCCGGCAATCCGCTGGCGGTCGACCGCGACCACATCCCCGGCTGGGTGTTGCAGTGGGTGGACGTCGAAGGCCCGATCACCGACGAGTGGCCGCCGGAGTCCTACACGGCCCTGTTCGGCGACCTGCCCTTTGAAGTGGAGAACGGGGAGGACGAGAACCGCCGGGTGCGTGTGCTCTCCGAGAACCCCGACGCCGACGCCGAGCGGTTGCTGACCGACTTCGCCGCCCGCGCCTTCCGCGGCCGCGGGCTGCCCGAGGGGGGCGTCGAGCCGTACCTGGGCATCTACGGGCAGGCCCGGGAGCTGGGCTACGACTTCACCGACGCGACGATCGCCGGGTTCAGCGCCGTGCTCGCCTCGCCGCGGTTCCTCTACCTCGAGGCCGAGCCGGGCGAACTCGACCCGCCGGCGCTCGCCGCCCGGCTGTCGTACTTCCTCTGGAACGGTCCGCCCGATGCGGAGTTGCTGGCGCGGGACGACCTACAGACCGCCGAGGTTCTCCAGGAGCAGACCGACCGCCTGCTGAACGACCCGCGGTCCGACCGGTTCGTGGAGCACTTCCTCGACCACTGGCTGGAACTGCGGGACCTGGGCAACACCGTCCCCGACGCTGACCTGTACCCCGACTACTACCTCGACGGGCAACTCGCCGAGTCGGCCCTGTTCGAGACCCGGACCTTCTTCAAAACCCTGCTCGACGAGAACCGGCCGGCGCGGAACCTGATCGACGCCGACTTCACCTTCGTCAACGAGCGTTTGGCCCGGCATTACGGGCTGGATTCCAGCGGCCTGAAACACGGGGGCCGGTCGATCGAACTGGAGCGGGTCGAACTCCCGGCGGACTCGCCCCGCGGCGGGTTGCTCACGCAGGCCAGCGTGCTGAAGGTGACGGCGAACGGCACGACCACCTCGCCGGTGCTGCGGGGGGTGTGGGTCGTGGAGCGGCTGCTCGGCCGCGAGATCCCGCCCCCGCCGTCGGGCATCGAGGCGATCGAGCCGGACACCCGCGGCGCCGTGACGATCCGGGAGCAACTCGCCAAACACACCGAGACGGCCTCCTGCGCCGCCTGCCACGCCAAGTTCGATCCCGTCGGCTTCGCCCTCGAGAGCTTCGACGTGATGGGCGGCTGGCGGGAGACGTACCGCGCCCTCGGCGACGTCGGCGAGGAGGTCGAGGGCTACGGCATGAACGGCCACGCCTTCGAGTTCCGCCTCGCCCAGCCGGTGGAGAGCGCCGGCGAATGGGCCGGCGGCGGACGGTTCGAGGACGTGGAGCAACTCAAATCGCTCCTGCTGACCGACGAGCGGGCGATCGCCCGCAACCTGGTGCATCAGTGGGTCGTCTACGGCGCCGGGGAGCCGGTCTCCTTCGCCGACCGGCCGGCGGTGGAGGCGATCCTCGACGCCGCCGAGCCCTCCGGCTACGGCCTCCGCGACCTGCTGCACGCCCTCGTTCAGAGCGACCTGTTTCGGCAGAAATAG
- a CDS encoding PAS domain S-box protein: MPPETYAVLHLEASDRDAALVRGRLEQAGLAVRVERATDREGFESRLREGRHDLILSDEQVPTLGGLAALRLARERRPDAPFLFVVAETGEDFAVETLRQGATDYLVKERLARLPAAVERAVTEAREHAEREHAAAALRASEARKSAILDAALDAVISIDHEGKVVEFNPAAERICGYRREEALGRELAELIVPPALRERHRRGLAHYLATGEGPVLNRRIELPAMRADGSEFPVELSITPIEGQGAPLFIGYLRDVTERKRTEERLRTSEGQLRFLDALGEAMRAEADPAAVMAAATRRLGEHLGVTRCAYADLEPDNDRFTIRDDWRTTGATTTAGTYRLNLFGARAAAEIRAGRTLIVRDVDAEFDAADGGAAMFNAIGIKAIVCCPLVKDGRLRAMMAVHQATPRDWTADEIGLVGEAAERSWAHIERVRSAAALRESEERLRIAVEAAKLGQWTLDLPTNELTCSDGCKANYGRQPGDRFTVEDLWQSVHPDDQDRVRADVRQAIDLRTDYDVEYRVAWPDGEERWIMVRGRAVYAADGAPQALTGVTLDITARKRAEAEIRESRERLAFALEAADLGQWDLNLNDRTAGRTPRHDQIFGYDAPLPEWTYQMFLEHVLPEDRPAVDASFQEAQAVGTAWEVECRIRRADGAERWIWTKALFRRNPDRRIGRLLGIVGDMTERKQAEEALRRIAAELSEADRRKDEFLATLAHELRNPLAPIRTGLEVLRLAENDPATVGTVRDTMERQVQQLAHLIDDLMDVSRITRGKFQLRTRRVTLAEVARSALEAARPFVDEAGHELTVALPEEPVELEADPHRLAQVLSNLLNNAAKYTPRGGRIALTAERRGGEAVVTVADNGLGIPADSLSRIFEMFAQIDRESATEASETGLGIGLTLVRSLVEMHGGRVEVHSEGAGRGSEFRVRLPIAGGPPAAVPQAAPETDAAADSEGAADAPARRVLVVDDNKAAARMLGRVLGMLGHEVHLAHDGVEAIEAAGAVRPDLALMDLGMPNLNGYEAARRIRDEPWGAEMVLVALTGWGQEEDRRRTREAGFDRHLVKPVEPAVLQQLLAQLRRPADRAAPTQPSQPNDRRA; this comes from the coding sequence ATGCCGCCCGAGACCTACGCAGTACTGCATCTGGAAGCGAGCGATCGCGACGCCGCGCTCGTCCGTGGGCGGCTCGAGCAGGCGGGGCTGGCCGTCCGCGTGGAGCGGGCGACCGACCGCGAGGGGTTCGAGTCGCGTCTGCGGGAGGGGCGGCACGACCTCATCCTGTCGGACGAGCAGGTGCCGACGCTCGGGGGCCTGGCCGCCCTGCGACTGGCCCGGGAACGCCGGCCCGACGCGCCGTTCCTCTTCGTCGTCGCGGAGACCGGCGAGGACTTCGCCGTCGAGACGCTCCGGCAGGGGGCGACCGACTATCTCGTGAAGGAGCGCCTGGCCCGGCTCCCGGCGGCGGTCGAACGCGCCGTGACCGAGGCCCGGGAGCACGCCGAGCGCGAGCACGCCGCGGCGGCCCTCCGGGCCAGCGAGGCCCGCAAATCGGCGATCCTCGACGCGGCCCTGGACGCCGTCATCTCGATCGACCACGAGGGGAAGGTGGTCGAGTTCAACCCCGCGGCGGAGCGGATCTGCGGGTACCGTCGCGAAGAAGCCCTGGGCCGGGAACTGGCGGAGCTGATCGTCCCGCCGGCCCTGCGGGAACGACACCGCCGCGGGCTGGCCCATTATCTGGCCACCGGCGAGGGGCCGGTCCTGAATCGGCGCATCGAGTTGCCGGCGATGCGGGCGGACGGGTCCGAGTTCCCCGTCGAGCTGTCGATCACGCCCATCGAGGGGCAGGGGGCGCCGCTGTTCATCGGCTACCTGCGGGACGTCACCGAGCGCAAGCGGACCGAGGAGCGGCTCCGCACCAGCGAGGGCCAACTCCGATTCCTCGATGCGCTGGGCGAGGCGATGAGGGCGGAGGCCGATCCCGCCGCCGTCATGGCCGCCGCGACCCGCCGGCTGGGGGAACATCTCGGCGTCACCCGCTGCGCCTACGCCGACCTCGAGCCGGACAACGACCGCTTCACCATCCGCGACGACTGGCGGACGACCGGCGCGACGACCACCGCCGGCACGTACCGCCTGAACCTGTTCGGCGCCCGGGCCGCCGCCGAAATCCGGGCCGGGCGAACGCTGATCGTGCGGGACGTGGACGCCGAGTTCGACGCCGCCGACGGCGGCGCCGCCATGTTCAACGCGATCGGCATCAAGGCGATCGTCTGCTGTCCTCTGGTCAAGGACGGACGGCTGCGGGCCATGATGGCCGTCCACCAGGCGACCCCGCGGGACTGGACGGCGGACGAGATCGGCCTCGTGGGGGAGGCCGCCGAGCGCTCCTGGGCGCACATCGAGCGGGTCCGCTCCGCGGCGGCGCTGCGGGAGAGCGAGGAACGGCTGCGCATCGCCGTCGAGGCGGCCAAACTCGGTCAGTGGACGCTCGACCTGCCGACGAACGAGCTGACCTGCTCCGACGGCTGCAAGGCGAACTACGGACGGCAGCCGGGGGACCGCTTCACCGTCGAGGACCTGTGGCAATCGGTTCACCCCGACGATCAGGACCGCGTGCGGGCCGACGTCCGGCAGGCGATCGACCTGCGGACCGACTACGACGTGGAGTACCGGGTCGCCTGGCCCGACGGCGAGGAGCGCTGGATCATGGTTCGCGGCCGGGCCGTCTACGCGGCCGACGGCGCCCCCCAGGCCCTGACGGGCGTGACGCTCGATATCACCGCCCGCAAGCGGGCGGAGGCCGAAATCCGTGAGAGCCGGGAGCGGTTGGCCTTCGCCCTCGAAGCCGCCGATCTCGGTCAGTGGGACCTGAACCTGAACGACCGCACGGCCGGCCGCACCCCGCGGCACGACCAGATCTTCGGCTACGACGCCCCGCTGCCCGAATGGACGTACCAGATGTTCCTGGAGCACGTCCTGCCGGAAGACCGGCCTGCGGTGGACGCCAGTTTTCAGGAGGCTCAGGCCGTCGGTACGGCGTGGGAAGTCGAGTGCCGCATCCGCCGCGCCGACGGGGCCGAGCGTTGGATCTGGACCAAGGCCCTCTTTCGGCGGAACCCCGACAGGCGGATCGGCCGGTTGCTGGGGATCGTGGGCGATATGACCGAACGCAAGCAGGCGGAGGAGGCGTTGCGCCGGATCGCCGCCGAACTCTCCGAGGCGGACCGCCGCAAGGACGAGTTCCTGGCGACGCTGGCCCACGAGTTGCGCAACCCCCTGGCCCCCATCCGGACCGGGCTGGAAGTCCTGAGGCTGGCCGAGAACGACCCGGCGACGGTGGGAACCGTCCGCGACACGATGGAGCGGCAGGTCCAGCAGCTGGCGCACCTGATCGACGACCTGATGGACGTCTCCCGCATCACCCGCGGCAAGTTTCAGTTGCGCACGCGCCGCGTAACGCTCGCCGAGGTGGCGCGGAGCGCCCTCGAGGCCGCCCGCCCCTTCGTCGACGAGGCCGGCCACGAACTGACCGTCGCCCTCCCCGAGGAGCCGGTCGAACTGGAGGCCGACCCGCACCGGCTGGCTCAGGTCCTCTCCAACCTGCTCAACAACGCCGCCAAGTACACCCCGCGGGGCGGCCGCATCGCCCTGACCGCCGAGCGGCGGGGCGGCGAGGCGGTGGTGACGGTCGCCGACAACGGCCTCGGCATCCCCGCGGACTCGCTCAGCCGCATCTTCGAGATGTTCGCCCAGATCGACCGCGAGTCCGCGACGGAGGCGAGCGAAACCGGCCTGGGCATCGGCCTGACGTTGGTGCGGTCGCTGGTGGAGATGCACGGCGGGCGCGTCGAGGTGCACAGCGAGGGCGCCGGCCGGGGCAGCGAGTTCCGCGTCCGCCTGCCGATCGCCGGCGGGCCGCCCGCCGCCGTACCCCAGGCGGCGCCAGAGACCGACGCGGCCGCCGACTCGGAGGGGGCCGCCGACGCCCCGGCGCGCCGGGTGCTGGTCGTGGACGACAACAAAGCGGCGGCCCGAATGCTGGGGCGGGTCCTGGGGATGCTCGGGCACGAGGTGCACCTGGCCCACGACGGCGTCGAAGCGATCGAGGCCGCCGGCGCGGTCCGCCCCGACCTGGCGCTGATGGACCTTGGCATGCCGAACCTGAACGGCTACGAGGCGGCCCGCCGCATCCGCGACGAGCCGTGGGGCGCCGAAATGGTCCTCGTCGCGCTCACCGGCTGGGGTCAGGAGGAGGATCGGCGGCGGACGCGCGAAGCCGGGTTCGACCGCCACCTCGTCAAGCCGGTGGAGCCCGCCGTCTTGCAGCAACTGCTCGCGCAGCTCCGGCGACCGGCCGACCGCGCGGCGCCGACGCAGCCGTCGCAGCCGAACGACCGCCGCGCGTGA
- a CDS encoding DUF3748 domain-containing protein, translating to MLALPLLVLLATDAPAGPVAPRQVTPRQVTTAATGHVLANRDCWSADSRWLLYDLRTDETVFDGRRIERVEVDSGRVETLYEAPATAACGVPTGRGERVVFLRSPAEPTPDWAYAPWHRFGMTARRGERPTVLDARDLAPPLTPGALRGGTHLHTVSPDGRRVASTYEDHLLATGTGLPENRRVVAVTWPERRVAVSADHPRDQDGGFTVVATAVTDEPTPGSDEIARAYSDAWLPDSRRIAFFGEVRGAGGEAFSEVFVVDLPDEPTAAPGRPLEGTPTTRPNPPAGARQTRLTFIGAEPNPGVAASPRHWPVSSPAGEIAFLRRDADDRLRFCLVDRRGGPIRWLTNGRIEPTSAFTWSPDGARLAFVGDGSVCTVDVASGRVDRLTPPAEPGPTHHACVFSPDGTQIAYMQRVGAYDQLFVVDAATSGPEGEAR from the coding sequence GTGCTCGCCCTCCCCCTGCTCGTTCTGCTCGCGACCGACGCCCCGGCAGGCCCTGTGGCGCCCCGTCAGGTCACGCCCCGCCAAGTCACGACGGCGGCGACCGGGCACGTCCTCGCCAATCGAGATTGCTGGTCGGCCGATTCGCGGTGGCTGCTGTACGACCTGCGCACCGACGAGACGGTCTTCGACGGGCGACGGATCGAACGCGTCGAAGTCGATTCCGGTCGGGTGGAGACGCTGTACGAGGCCCCCGCGACGGCGGCCTGCGGCGTGCCGACCGGCCGCGGCGAACGCGTTGTGTTTCTGCGCTCCCCCGCGGAGCCGACGCCCGACTGGGCCTACGCCCCGTGGCATCGGTTCGGCATGACCGCCCGGCGGGGAGAGCGCCCGACGGTCTTGGACGCCCGCGATCTTGCCCCGCCGCTCACCCCCGGCGCGCTGCGGGGCGGCACACACCTGCACACCGTCAGCCCGGACGGCCGGCGGGTCGCCTCCACTTACGAGGATCACCTGCTGGCGACGGGGACCGGCCTGCCGGAGAACCGCCGCGTCGTCGCGGTGACGTGGCCGGAACGGCGAGTCGCGGTCTCGGCCGACCATCCCCGCGACCAGGACGGCGGCTTCACCGTCGTGGCGACCGCGGTCACGGACGAACCCACCCCGGGCAGCGACGAGATCGCCCGCGCCTATTCGGACGCCTGGCTGCCGGACTCCCGCCGCATCGCTTTTTTCGGCGAGGTGCGGGGGGCGGGGGGCGAAGCGTTCTCCGAGGTGTTCGTCGTCGACCTGCCGGACGAACCGACCGCCGCCCCCGGCCGGCCGCTGGAGGGCACGCCGACGACCCGCCCCAACCCGCCGGCCGGCGCCCGCCAGACCCGGCTGACCTTCATCGGCGCGGAGCCGAATCCCGGCGTCGCCGCCTCGCCGCGGCACTGGCCGGTCAGTTCGCCCGCCGGCGAGATCGCCTTCCTCCGCCGAGACGCCGACGACCGCCTGCGGTTCTGCCTCGTCGACCGCCGCGGCGGCCCGATCCGCTGGCTGACCAACGGCCGGATCGAACCGACCTCCGCCTTCACCTGGAGTCCGGACGGCGCTCGCCTCGCCTTCGTCGGCGACGGCAGCGTCTGCACGGTCGACGTCGCCTCCGGCCGGGTCGACCGACTCACCCCCCCGGCCGAACCCGGCCCGACCCATCACGCCTGCGTCTTCTCCCCGGACGGGACGCAGATCGCCTATATGCAGCGGGTCGGGGCATACGACCAACTGTTCGTCGTCGACGCGGCGACGTCTGGCCCTGAAGGAGAGGCACGATGA